The proteins below come from a single Acaryochloris sp. CCMEE 5410 genomic window:
- a CDS encoding ISAs1 family transposase, with product MATGFSKPPSSPASTDSSSSLLPTTDCDQAYQQLTECFEELTDPRGGQGVQHPFVSIVVIGLLASLGGAQGWEDIETYGLSHQDWLSSFLSLPSGIPTADTYRRVFERICPTAFEQSFNHWLDQVVTTLGAQVIPIDGKQLRGSYDRNQDQSALHLVSAWASEYRLFLGQVKVEDKSNEITAIPALLELLDIAGCIITIDAMGTQHEIACRIQAKGADYVLALKENHPTLFEQVEQWFETAEANEFKGIEYSYDVRVEAGHHRREKRQVWAVSLQQMGPLYKQAQWKGLQSIVKVARTRHLWNKTTYEVMFYISSLPPIAQQLGKAIRQHWSIENQLHWVLDVTFGEDASRIRTGHAPENMAILKRWSINLLNQETSFKKSTRQKLKRASMDEAYMLKVLGASIPLQSSLSET from the coding sequence ATGGCTACAGGATTCAGCAAGCCTCCTTCCTCACCAGCTTCCACTGACTCATCCTCGTCACTACTGCCAACCACGGATTGCGATCAGGCTTATCAACAACTGACCGAGTGTTTTGAGGAGTTGACTGATCCACGGGGAGGCCAAGGTGTCCAGCATCCGTTTGTCAGCATCGTCGTGATTGGACTATTGGCAAGTTTAGGTGGCGCACAGGGGTGGGAAGATATTGAAACCTATGGTCTGAGCCATCAGGATTGGTTGTCGAGTTTTCTGAGCCTACCGTCCGGAATACCGACAGCAGACACCTATCGACGGGTGTTTGAGCGTATTTGCCCCACCGCCTTTGAGCAGAGTTTCAATCACTGGTTGGATCAGGTCGTGACGACCCTCGGTGCTCAAGTGATCCCGATTGATGGCAAACAACTCAGGGGCTCCTATGACCGCAATCAAGACCAATCCGCCTTGCATCTGGTCAGTGCTTGGGCCAGTGAATATCGGTTATTTCTGGGACAAGTCAAAGTCGAGGACAAGAGCAATGAAATTACGGCGATCCCAGCCCTCTTAGAGCTGTTAGACATTGCCGGGTGCATTATCACCATTGATGCGATGGGGACTCAGCACGAGATTGCCTGTCGCATTCAGGCCAAAGGCGCAGACTATGTACTGGCCCTCAAAGAGAATCATCCCACGCTGTTTGAGCAGGTTGAGCAATGGTTTGAAACGGCGGAAGCGAATGAGTTTAAGGGCATTGAGTACAGCTATGATGTGCGGGTGGAAGCCGGACACCATCGTCGCGAGAAACGACAAGTTTGGGCGGTGTCCCTTCAACAAATGGGTCCTCTGTACAAGCAGGCGCAGTGGAAGGGCTTGCAAAGCATCGTCAAGGTCGCTCGGACCCGCCACTTGTGGAACAAAACCACCTATGAGGTGATGTTTTACATCAGTTCTCTACCGCCCATTGCTCAGCAGTTGGGCAAAGCCATCCGCCAGCATTGGTCGATTGAGAACCAACTCCACTGGGTCTTAGATGTGACCTTTGGCGAAGATGCCAGCCGTATCCGCACAGGACATGCGCCGGAAAACATGGCCATCCTGAAGCGCTGGAGCATCAACCTCCTGAATCAAGAAACGTCCTTTAAG
- a CDS encoding DUF4157 domain-containing protein, whose protein sequence is MRTHQYVHKKRAAQSSYNPVPRSSKVQSSVQPPAIQAKSNEEGLAEHAERLRKFQRLGTSMIQMGPPRLENDESSPLHPKPWLQRKLTLGQPGDKYEREADRIASQVVQTINPPNSKENNIRQSIQRENGLEGVMSAKGFQAAIQRKQTIAGEEASSDLESAINQARGSGQPLNAGLQQSMGQAMRADFSGVRVHTDTQSDQLNQSIQARAFTTGQDVFFRQGAYQPENRAGQELIAHELTHVIQQNAGAVRRQSQFRKNDELLHGQFEANAKPMQLQPNGPSTDLQKVTPEQRKGRQEDLDNIDLSDVQVLQQRQGRINPIMQTYYPAAEGEAKFIEAKTDLIQGFPPSDRPFLKTSPDTVQMDRKEKGDLLDLTVGEFETHRKAEQMDWANVEGFAKEERNTIWQIIDWRLNGLDLFKLKDVVDKGKNSKEDLRNMKAYCEGLNGELNGEKTVRLAPQTTLEKAIYYGDWLQKIHGLLGQRTELVVPTNVFTQLVDTDSGKVAEEFIKYFNEMKPNLQTSKGKEITCFIKLVHEEGAKIEDYKNVLKDIRNFHKFPKTSLDKLKADLSVKDKPLTLILHSLYDHNGAFIRHEHVNKVIQNDKIKVYLIEGHAIEKVKSLIRGGFQELAKKYGLDGKITQVMAVGHGESTEIEFAGGGTEVTEDGGKKSIDQKDVVPIELEGTNARVFALFFEQIFANMEEKKGLKPKVLLRACLTASNRVDEKKLKKLMKKENILDLDTVVDTKTTENQEKIREGIRKYIEKHGSLASKLDDQAQGRAEVLGAQSSITSADIGAIKEDTGELDFITLADPHVAGPKLTYVRHGKEPSGALKAVIESWANDPVTCFAEMQDRIKEVASTNAEFVIKLLYRTLLNQYKNDILTANKFTKTAHVLMGVLNSGDDCRSARLAADDMSKKHRDAFYPLLILEAKYQSSKLVIYQDWMLHDDSKRLKFMENLGVPGWRRTVADKYLDFALIKDSVETLVKMETAPMKARVLLALCGLIRQNPIESCKTFLLTQVSGDNSLKKSITDELDGYSVSKLRDKLDLPEEEIAQPDSTAGHPKNIGGEGEFHVKPIKTKVKKMTKSTIKDWAKVRSEPRQDAKRLSRQYRKKNYHIVGEVVNTDGTETGWYMLRLSAGKIAYIEQKYFSN, encoded by the coding sequence ATGAGAACTCATCAATACGTTCATAAGAAACGAGCCGCCCAGTCTTCCTATAACCCTGTTCCTCGATCTTCTAAAGTTCAGTCTTCAGTGCAGCCTCCGGCAATTCAAGCCAAGTCGAATGAAGAGGGTTTAGCTGAACATGCTGAGCGGTTGAGGAAGTTCCAGCGGCTGGGTACTTCAATGATACAAATGGGTCCACCTAGACTTGAGAATGATGAGTCCAGTCCATTACACCCAAAACCCTGGCTTCAACGGAAATTGACGCTTGGGCAGCCAGGAGATAAGTATGAACGAGAGGCAGATCGGATTGCATCTCAAGTAGTGCAAACCATAAATCCCCCTAATTCAAAAGAAAACAATATAAGGCAGTCGATTCAGCGCGAGAACGGCTTAGAAGGGGTAATGTCCGCGAAAGGCTTTCAAGCTGCTATCCAGAGAAAGCAAACAATAGCAGGTGAAGAGGCATCATCGGATTTAGAGTCTGCTATCAATCAAGCGAGAGGGAGTGGACAACCATTGAATGCAGGGTTGCAACAGTCAATGGGTCAGGCGATGCGTGCAGATTTTAGTGGGGTGAGAGTACATACAGATACTCAGTCAGACCAGTTAAATCAATCGATTCAGGCTCGGGCATTTACGACGGGGCAAGATGTCTTTTTTCGACAAGGGGCATATCAGCCTGAAAATCGAGCAGGGCAGGAGTTGATTGCCCATGAGTTGACCCATGTCATTCAGCAGAATGCTGGAGCGGTGAGAAGGCAAAGTCAGTTTAGAAAAAATGATGAACTGCTGCATGGTCAATTTGAGGCAAACGCTAAACCAATGCAGCTTCAACCCAATGGTCCATCTACCGATCTCCAAAAGGTTACGCCTGAGCAGAGGAAAGGTCGCCAGGAAGACTTAGACAACATCGATCTATCAGATGTACAAGTCCTACAGCAAAGGCAAGGGCGAATAAACCCCATCATGCAGACCTATTACCCTGCTGCAGAGGGAGAGGCCAAATTTATAGAGGCAAAAACGGACCTTATTCAAGGATTCCCCCCTTCTGATCGGCCCTTCTTAAAAACTAGCCCGGATACGGTGCAGATGGACCGTAAAGAAAAAGGCGATCTTCTCGACCTGACAGTCGGAGAATTCGAAACCCATCGGAAGGCTGAGCAGATGGACTGGGCCAATGTGGAGGGATTTGCAAAAGAAGAACGCAACACCATCTGGCAAATTATCGACTGGCGGCTGAACGGCTTAGACCTATTCAAACTCAAGGATGTCGTTGACAAAGGTAAAAATAGTAAAGAAGACCTTCGTAATATGAAGGCCTATTGTGAAGGACTCAATGGCGAACTTAATGGGGAGAAAACCGTTCGACTGGCACCACAGACTACATTGGAAAAAGCTATCTACTACGGAGACTGGCTTCAGAAAATTCATGGTCTCCTTGGGCAACGAACCGAGCTTGTTGTACCAACTAATGTATTCACTCAGTTAGTTGACACTGATTCTGGCAAAGTTGCTGAGGAGTTCATCAAGTACTTCAATGAGATGAAGCCCAACCTACAAACCTCTAAGGGCAAAGAAATTACATGTTTCATCAAACTTGTGCATGAAGAGGGAGCCAAGATCGAGGACTACAAGAACGTTCTAAAAGACATTCGAAACTTTCATAAGTTTCCCAAGACCTCGCTCGATAAGCTAAAGGCTGATCTGTCCGTAAAGGACAAACCACTAACTCTTATTTTGCATTCTCTTTACGATCATAATGGTGCTTTTATTCGCCATGAGCATGTTAACAAGGTCATCCAAAACGACAAAATTAAGGTTTATCTCATTGAGGGTCATGCTATAGAGAAGGTAAAATCTCTCATCCGTGGTGGCTTCCAAGAACTAGCGAAGAAGTATGGCCTTGACGGCAAAATCACTCAGGTTATGGCCGTTGGCCACGGTGAATCTACCGAGATTGAATTCGCTGGTGGCGGTACAGAAGTTACTGAAGACGGGGGCAAGAAGTCGATCGATCAGAAAGATGTAGTTCCGATAGAATTAGAAGGAACAAACGCGCGTGTCTTTGCCCTGTTCTTTGAACAAATTTTCGCCAACATGGAAGAGAAGAAGGGGCTGAAGCCCAAGGTGTTGTTGCGTGCTTGTCTAACTGCATCGAATAGGGTTGACGAGAAAAAACTTAAGAAGTTGATGAAAAAAGAGAACATCCTTGATCTTGATACGGTAGTTGATACAAAAACTACCGAAAATCAGGAAAAGATTCGAGAAGGCATTAGGAAATACATTGAGAAGCATGGAAGTCTTGCCTCAAAATTGGACGACCAAGCCCAAGGGAGAGCGGAGGTTCTTGGAGCCCAGTCCTCAATTACATCAGCTGATATAGGTGCAATCAAAGAAGATACTGGCGAGTTGGATTTTATTACACTAGCTGATCCTCATGTTGCTGGCCCAAAACTCACTTATGTTCGTCATGGTAAAGAGCCTTCTGGTGCTCTCAAAGCAGTTATTGAGAGCTGGGCAAACGATCCAGTTACTTGCTTCGCAGAAATGCAGGACCGCATTAAAGAGGTAGCTAGCACTAATGCAGAATTCGTTATTAAACTTCTCTACCGTACATTGCTAAACCAGTATAAGAATGACATCCTTACGGCAAACAAGTTCACTAAAACAGCCCATGTGCTTATGGGTGTTTTAAATAGTGGTGATGACTGCCGCTCTGCCAGACTGGCTGCGGATGATATGAGTAAAAAGCACCGTGACGCTTTTTATCCGTTGCTTATTTTAGAGGCTAAGTATCAGTCGTCGAAACTTGTGATCTACCAAGACTGGATGCTTCATGATGACTCTAAGCGCTTAAAATTTATGGAAAACCTGGGGGTTCCCGGCTGGAGGCGAACCGTAGCCGACAAATACCTTGATTTCGCACTCATCAAGGACTCAGTTGAAACTCTCGTAAAAATGGAGACAGCTCCCATGAAGGCTCGGGTTTTGCTGGCACTATGTGGCTTGATTCGTCAGAACCCAATCGAGTCCTGTAAAACCTTCCTTTTGACTCAAGTTAGTGGGGACAACTCCTTAAAGAAAAGCATTACTGATGAGTTAGATGGTTATTCAGTATCTAAGCTTCGTGACAAACTCGACTTACCTGAAGAAGAAATCGCGCAACCTGACTCAACCGCTGGTCATCCCAAAAATATTGGTGGTGAAGGCGAATTTCACGTTAAGCCGATTAAAACAAAAGTTAAAAAAATGACAAAAAGCACCATTAAAGACTGGGCTAAAGTACGCAGTGAGCCTCGTCAGGATGCCAAGCGCCTGTCAAGGCAATACCGAAAGAAGAACTACCATATTGTTGGCGAAGTCGTGAACACTGATGGCACTGAAACGGGGTGGTATATGCTCAGGTTGAGTGCCGGGAAAATTGCCTATATCGAGCAGAAGTATTTTAGCAATTAG
- a CDS encoding ribose-phosphate pyrophosphokinase: MIRPATLTLQPPLPLVAENNRLKIFSGSANVSLAQEVARYLGVDLGPMVRKRFADGELYVQIQESIRGCDVYLIQPTCHPVNDNLMELLIIIDACRRASARQITAVLPYYGYSRADRKTAGRESITAKLVANLITQAGASRVLAMDLHSAQIQGYFDIPVDHVYGSPVLLDYLARKELPDLVVVSPDVGGVARARAFAKKLDDAPLAIIDKRRQAHNVAEVMNVVGDVKGKTAVLVDDMIDTAGTISAGAKLLREEGARQVYACATHAIFSPPAVERLSVTGLFEEVLVTNTTPIPPERHFPQLRVLSVASLLGETIWRVHEDSSVSSMFR; the protein is encoded by the coding sequence GTGATCCGTCCTGCAACTCTAACTCTGCAACCTCCTCTGCCTCTGGTTGCTGAGAATAATCGGCTGAAAATCTTCTCCGGTTCTGCCAATGTTTCCCTGGCCCAAGAAGTGGCCCGCTACCTAGGCGTTGATCTGGGCCCCATGGTTCGCAAGCGCTTTGCTGATGGCGAACTGTATGTCCAAATTCAAGAATCAATTCGGGGTTGTGATGTCTATTTGATCCAACCCACCTGCCACCCCGTCAATGACAATTTGATGGAGTTGCTGATTATTATTGATGCCTGTCGACGGGCTTCTGCCAGGCAAATTACGGCAGTGCTGCCTTACTACGGATATTCAAGGGCCGATCGGAAGACAGCCGGTCGAGAATCCATTACGGCCAAGTTGGTCGCCAACTTAATTACCCAAGCAGGAGCCAGTCGCGTTCTAGCGATGGATTTACACTCCGCTCAGATTCAAGGCTATTTTGATATTCCGGTGGATCATGTTTATGGGTCTCCCGTGCTCTTGGATTACTTAGCCCGGAAAGAATTGCCTGACCTAGTGGTTGTTTCCCCTGATGTGGGGGGTGTCGCTAGAGCCCGTGCCTTCGCTAAGAAACTAGATGATGCCCCATTAGCCATTATTGATAAACGCCGCCAAGCCCATAATGTGGCCGAAGTGATGAATGTGGTCGGTGATGTCAAAGGGAAAACGGCCGTTTTAGTGGATGACATGATTGACACGGCAGGCACCATCTCCGCTGGAGCCAAACTACTGCGAGAAGAAGGGGCTCGCCAGGTTTATGCTTGTGCAACCCATGCCATTTTCTCCCCCCCTGCGGTGGAGCGTTTATCCGTAACGGGGCTGTTCGAAGAGGTGCTGGTCACCAATACCACCCCGATCCCCCCAGAGCGTCATTTCCCCCAACTGCGAGTCTTATCCGTGGCTAGTCTACTAGGTGAGACCATCTGGCGGGTGCATGAAGATAGTTCTGTGAGTAGCATGTTCCGCTAG
- the ftsZ gene encoding cell division protein FtsZ has protein sequence MNENDDRLNGGPVDQLGGTGESSDAASQDSLENIFDFEDSAPPSAPRKDVSMEDDNIVRHGAATIKVIGVGGGGGNAVNRMIASNVSGVEFWSINTDAQSLTQSSAAKRLQVGQKLTRGLGAGGNPAIGQKAAEESRDDIAAALAGSDLVFITCGMGGGTGTGAAPIIAEIAKEMGALTVGVVTRPFTFEGRRRSHQAEEGIAALQTRVDTLIMIPNDKILSVIAEQTPVQEAFQTADDVLRQGVQGISDIINVPGLVNVDFADVKAIMADAGSAMMGIGVGSGKSRAKEAAIAAIDSPLLDASIRGAKGVVFNITGGHDLSLHEVNTAAETIYEVVDASANIIFGAVIDESLQGEIKMTVIATGFSSDAGTPPRKSEAKPKAKAAAPTQQQKAAPKTVTQRPPTRGGNLDIPDFLQKRRPGRS, from the coding sequence ATGAATGAAAATGACGACCGCCTGAATGGTGGGCCTGTGGATCAATTAGGGGGAACGGGGGAAAGTTCTGACGCAGCGTCTCAGGATAGTTTAGAGAATATTTTTGACTTTGAAGATAGCGCTCCCCCATCTGCACCCCGTAAGGATGTGAGTATGGAAGACGACAATATTGTTCGACATGGTGCAGCCACCATTAAAGTGATTGGGGTTGGCGGCGGTGGCGGGAATGCCGTTAATCGCATGATCGCCAGTAACGTCTCAGGGGTGGAATTCTGGTCGATTAATACCGACGCCCAATCCTTAACTCAATCCTCTGCAGCAAAGCGTCTTCAGGTGGGCCAAAAGCTCACCCGTGGTCTCGGGGCAGGCGGCAACCCTGCCATTGGCCAAAAAGCAGCAGAAGAATCTCGCGATGATATTGCTGCAGCCCTAGCCGGTTCTGATCTAGTCTTTATTACTTGCGGCATGGGAGGGGGTACTGGAACCGGTGCGGCCCCCATTATTGCTGAAATTGCCAAAGAGATGGGAGCACTCACTGTAGGGGTAGTTACTCGTCCCTTTACGTTTGAGGGACGGCGTCGCAGCCATCAAGCTGAGGAAGGCATCGCTGCCTTGCAAACTCGGGTTGACACACTCATTATGATCCCCAACGATAAGATTCTGTCGGTCATTGCTGAACAAACCCCTGTGCAGGAAGCCTTTCAGACTGCAGATGATGTTCTTCGGCAAGGTGTTCAGGGTATTTCCGATATTATTAACGTCCCCGGCTTGGTGAATGTGGACTTTGCAGACGTCAAAGCGATCATGGCAGATGCAGGCTCAGCCATGATGGGCATTGGTGTGGGATCGGGTAAATCTCGGGCAAAGGAAGCTGCGATCGCAGCCATTGATTCTCCCCTATTAGATGCCTCAATTCGAGGAGCGAAAGGAGTGGTCTTTAATATTACCGGTGGCCATGATTTATCCCTTCATGAGGTGAATACCGCAGCCGAAACCATCTACGAAGTCGTCGATGCCAGTGCCAATATTATCTTCGGTGCCGTCATTGATGAGTCCCTTCAAGGTGAGATCAAAATGACCGTGATTGCCACGGGTTTTTCCAGCGATGCCGGGACTCCACCTCGTAAATCAGAAGCAAAACCCAAAGCAAAAGCCGCCGCGCCCACCCAACAGCAAAAAGCAGCCCCCAAAACCGTCACTCAGCGACCTCCCACACGAGGGGGAAATCTCGATATCCCCGATTTCCTACAAAAGCGCCGTCCAGGTCGTTCCTAA
- a CDS encoding ABC transporter ATP-binding protein produces MLRLKQLLYHPAATSTAILKAVTLELPPQQLGLVIGPSGSGKSTLLEIVAGLAAPTSGDLYWRQQELKPNNLQQLAGLVFQFPERHFCGGTILEELRIGHPELGSEQVHQALSEVGLGDLSLFTSPQSLSGGQQRRLALAVQLIRQPHLLLLDEPTAGLDWSMRQQLVALLGKLKQHWSLLIVTHDPAELVSIADRCWTLNQGQLATVDPASLQAKTSVASL; encoded by the coding sequence ATGCTTCGATTAAAACAACTCCTTTATCATCCAGCGGCAACTTCAACTGCAATTCTCAAGGCAGTCACTTTGGAACTCCCGCCTCAACAGCTGGGGCTAGTGATTGGTCCGAGCGGTTCCGGGAAAAGTACCCTGTTAGAAATAGTGGCGGGCTTAGCGGCACCGACCTCCGGTGACCTCTATTGGCGTCAGCAAGAACTCAAACCCAATAATCTACAGCAGCTGGCCGGTCTAGTCTTTCAATTCCCAGAGCGGCATTTTTGCGGGGGCACCATTCTGGAGGAATTACGCATTGGTCACCCCGAACTAGGATCAGAACAGGTCCATCAAGCCCTATCGGAAGTAGGGTTAGGGGACCTATCTCTTTTTACGTCTCCTCAATCCTTGAGTGGTGGTCAACAGAGGCGTTTGGCTTTGGCAGTCCAGTTAATTCGTCAGCCTCATCTTCTACTTCTAGATGAGCCCACCGCAGGCCTCGATTGGTCTATGCGACAGCAGCTGGTGGCCCTGCTAGGGAAACTCAAACAGCATTGGAGCTTATTGATTGTCACCCATGATCCGGCAGAACTCGTCAGTATTGCCGATCGATGTTGGACTTTAAACCAGGGGCAACTGGCCACGGTCGATCCGGCTTCTTTACAAGCGAAGACCTCGGTGGCATCCCTATAG
- a CDS encoding cell division protein FtsQ/DivIB → MTDSTPEPQIVNIRDRQQQLIRQRKQNFRRGAWRTLIILGMTVGLGWAVCQPEWQIQQSNQVTLTGNEAIDSQTLEHLMVLQFPTSLIRFQPQTLIAQLKNNAHVSHVIVTRKLFPPRVNVVVRELPPVAMTECKGCTLVLKPGQADSTTLGPANVWLLDQRGVVLPADSYPKLEKPHQLPKLTLKGYLQPEANEDTSDNSPVDSATQLVSIDRQKQQQWLQMYASMETSPVQIKHLNWENPNKLMLQTKLGQIHIGPFSDNFDRQLQALDEMRTLPKSVDPKQIVYIDIQNPESPVLELRKQPQPSP, encoded by the coding sequence ATGACTGATTCAACCCCCGAACCTCAAATCGTCAATATCAGAGATCGACAGCAGCAGCTCATTCGCCAGCGCAAACAAAATTTTCGGCGCGGTGCTTGGCGGACATTGATCATCTTAGGCATGACGGTAGGATTGGGATGGGCAGTCTGCCAACCTGAATGGCAAATTCAACAATCGAATCAAGTCACCCTAACGGGGAATGAAGCCATCGACAGCCAGACCCTGGAACACCTGATGGTGCTACAATTTCCGACTTCTCTAATTCGCTTTCAGCCTCAAACCTTGATTGCTCAGTTGAAAAACAACGCCCATGTTAGCCATGTGATTGTGACGCGGAAGCTGTTTCCTCCTAGGGTCAATGTGGTCGTGCGAGAATTACCCCCGGTGGCCATGACGGAATGTAAAGGATGCACCCTCGTCCTAAAGCCTGGTCAAGCTGATTCCACCACCTTGGGGCCGGCCAATGTTTGGTTATTAGATCAGCGGGGCGTCGTTCTACCCGCTGATAGTTATCCCAAACTGGAAAAACCCCATCAACTTCCCAAACTCACCTTAAAAGGCTATTTACAACCTGAAGCCAATGAGGACACTTCAGACAATTCCCCTGTCGATTCAGCGACGCAACTTGTTTCCATTGACCGTCAAAAACAACAACAATGGCTGCAGATGTACGCCTCAATGGAGACGAGTCCCGTTCAGATTAAACATCTCAATTGGGAAAACCCCAATAAACTGATGTTGCAAACCAAATTGGGCCAGATTCATATTGGTCCATTTAGTGACAATTTTGATCGGCAACTTCAGGCCTTAGATGAAATGCGAACCTTGCCTAAATCTGTCGATCCGAAGCAGATTGTTTACATTGACATCCAGAATCCTGAAAGTCCCGTTCTAGAATTACGGAAGCAACCCCAACCCAGTCCTTAA
- a CDS encoding DUF3531 family protein yields the protein MNIQFREFNSFDLWLWLEFETVLSEQEKQYLEEVFDSWFFLGKLGGFNAENLQVQDAGYELSYLQYELEAKDGNLMALMHNMGEIEYEGCWARCWFDLGTSDAIALDVLLNALQQFNTEFIEIKQLLIGGENEDWPLPEHRDRFYQEP from the coding sequence ATGAACATTCAGTTTCGTGAATTTAATTCGTTTGATTTATGGCTTTGGCTAGAATTTGAAACCGTCTTGTCGGAACAGGAGAAACAATACTTAGAAGAAGTCTTTGATTCCTGGTTTTTTCTGGGGAAATTGGGGGGGTTTAATGCCGAGAATTTACAGGTGCAAGATGCTGGCTATGAATTGAGCTATCTCCAGTATGAACTAGAAGCTAAAGATGGCAATTTGATGGCTCTAATGCACAATATGGGGGAGATTGAGTATGAAGGCTGCTGGGCACGGTGCTGGTTTGATTTGGGTACTAGCGATGCGATCGCACTAGATGTCCTACTCAATGCCTTGCAGCAATTCAACACAGAGTTTATCGAAATTAAGCAGCTATTGATCGGGGGTGAAAACGAAGATTGGCCCCTGCCAGAACATCGGGATCGGTTCTACCAAGAGCCTTAA
- a CDS encoding cytochrome P450, with translation MNQLATIANQHGNPPALDDISDDIQRTVIQYIMLVLLEIKLSPQQISSLKTLFFSAKPRESLLISRVKPLAPSANKLQEVKRLEEVALNLIENSPVMSRYVPTTENDLSRTELSTLLLEAIAIAGCLGSESLLRSLIAKVPRDLEIDVDNRHEVLRVVLETARRHSPVNNINTIAQTETEVTINGRKRKFPKGTLFSANIGLANLDSTVFENPLDFNPHRDNLLAALSFNSVGEAKRRECPGRSIAEKMGSDLLVALQCKTVKSQ, from the coding sequence TTGAATCAGTTAGCCACCATTGCTAATCAACATGGAAATCCTCCGGCCTTAGATGACATTAGCGATGATATTCAACGCACTGTCATCCAGTACATCATGTTAGTGCTATTAGAAATCAAACTTTCTCCACAGCAAATATCATCTCTGAAAACGCTATTCTTCTCTGCAAAACCAAGGGAATCATTGTTGATCTCAAGGGTGAAACCCTTAGCCCCATCTGCCAACAAGTTGCAAGAGGTCAAACGATTAGAAGAGGTCGCCCTTAACCTGATTGAGAACTCTCCTGTTATGAGTAGGTATGTTCCAACCACTGAAAATGATTTAAGTCGAACAGAACTGAGTACTTTGCTACTGGAAGCGATCGCAATTGCAGGATGTCTAGGGAGTGAGAGTTTACTCCGGTCCTTAATAGCCAAGGTTCCACGCGATCTGGAGATCGATGTAGATAATCGTCATGAAGTGTTGCGAGTAGTTTTAGAAACAGCTCGTCGACACTCGCCAGTGAATAACATCAATACCATTGCCCAGACAGAAACAGAGGTGACCATCAATGGCCGAAAACGTAAGTTTCCCAAGGGTACGCTGTTCTCCGCAAACATCGGGTTGGCTAATCTAGACAGTACGGTCTTTGAGAACCCCTTAGACTTCAATCCTCATCGAGACAACCTATTGGCAGCCCTCAGCTTTAACTCAGTAGGTGAAGCGAAGCGGCGTGAGTGCCCAGGGCGTAGTATTGCAGAAAAAATGGGCTCTGATTTACTGGTCGCATTGCAATGCAAAACAGTTAAGAGTCAATAA
- a CDS encoding Crp/Fnr family transcriptional regulator, whose translation MLQTQVSVSPAPTDWRQVFEEAYQGRHTYDFKSGSTIPMGPQDLWIVCRGIVQLGTLFASGDEAVLGFVYPAMPFGLPLTQLNPYEAFALTDVVLMRLNQVELESSPLLAQGVLQQLSRRLQQTEAILAMISQRRVYDRLVQLLLMLKQEVGHVTPDGVRLEVRLTHQQLANLLGTTRVTITRLLGLLRQEGWLTIDRTRHFVIADAPSESL comes from the coding sequence ATGCTGCAAACTCAGGTATCCGTGTCGCCAGCTCCAACCGATTGGCGTCAAGTTTTTGAAGAAGCTTATCAGGGACGACATACATATGACTTCAAAAGTGGAAGCACTATACCCATGGGACCGCAGGACCTATGGATTGTTTGTCGAGGAATTGTGCAATTAGGGACCTTGTTCGCATCTGGTGATGAAGCTGTTTTAGGTTTTGTCTACCCAGCAATGCCCTTTGGTTTGCCCTTAACACAGCTGAATCCCTACGAAGCGTTCGCCCTGACTGATGTTGTTCTAATGCGTCTCAATCAGGTGGAGCTAGAAAGTTCCCCATTATTAGCCCAGGGTGTTCTCCAGCAATTGAGTCGGCGATTGCAGCAAACCGAGGCCATCTTAGCGATGATCAGCCAACGACGGGTATACGATCGCTTAGTGCAGCTGTTATTGATGCTGAAACAGGAAGTAGGACATGTAACGCCGGATGGTGTGCGTTTAGAGGTGCGCTTGACCCATCAACAGCTCGCTAACCTGCTAGGCACAACACGAGTGACGATTACCCGATTGTTAGGACTGTTGCGTCAAGAGGGATGGCTAACCATTGATCGAACTCGGCACTTTGTCATTGCTGATGCCCCCTCTGAAAGCCTGTAG